CCTACTCTATGGTTTCGGAAACCGCCGGCCGTCTGGCAGCACGGGGCATTGCCGCCATTGGCATAGACATGCCGCTTCACGGACCACGCAGTGAAGGGAATTCCTTCGACGTTAATATCGCCAGCTTCAATTTCGTTAATCCTGATGCGGCGCGCTCGATGTTCCGTCAAGCCGCTATCGACACCTGGGCACTCACACAATTTGTAACCAATAATCTCGAGGTTGATGAAGCAAGCAGTCCCACCGGAGAGCCTATTTGTTTTTCCACCGACAAGGTGGGGTTTTTCGGTCACTCGCAGGGTGGAATCTCTGGCGCCATAGCCTTAGCTTTTGATGAAGACATTAGCTCTTGGGTTCTTTCAGGAGCTGGCGGTGGACTCAGCATCACCGTTCTTGAACGTAAGGACCCCGTGGATTTCGAGGAACTTATTCGGTTTTTCACAGAGTTACCTGAAACAGAAACGTTAAGTGAACTTCATCCGCTCATCACATTGATCCAAACGGCCGTCGACATCACCGATCCAATCAACTACGCACCCAGCTGGAACCCGAGACGCGAGAGCCCTGCCCCCAACATATTGGTCACATCAGGTTGCTACGATGAACAAACTCCGCACTTCAGTGCCTCGGCTATGGCAGTCGCTGGTCGTATTCCACTGGTTGAACCTGCTGCAATGGAAACGCAACTCTATTCTCTCGCGAACCTACCCTACATCAGTGCGCCGGTGCGTTCGAACTTAGAAGGAAGCAACACAGGCGGATTTCTCCAATGGTGCGGGAGTATTCTCCAACCGAGTCAAAGCAATCATTTTGTAGTTTTTAATCGGCCGGAAGCTATCCATGCTACTATGGAATTTCTTCACACGGGACTTCAAAGTAATCAGGCAATTATAGAGCGGAAACCAGGCGCAGATGTTCGATAAGAACTCACCAACCTTTTCGCTTACGTAAAGACTCCATCTCGCCCTTAACCTTACGCAGTTGATCTACAAGACTTCGCTTAGAGTTTACTCGGTCTCGAAATGCAACAGCCTTCCCAACCATATCCATCAGCTCAGTCAGATCTCCACTCTTCGTCATATACCCAAAAGGACGATACTCGTTCATGATCACAAAGGGATCCTCGAGGTCCTGATAAGCTGAGTTGAAGATAATAGGTAAATCGGCATCTCGTTTACGAATTTCTTTATAAGTCCAAAAGCCATCTTTATCGGGCATTTTAATATCTAAAATAACACAGGAGGTGTCCTGCTTCACATTCTCAACACCAGCGCTTCCACTGCTATAAACATCAACACGATATTTTTTCTCAAGAGCGTATCGAAGAGACATTCTCTGTGTCGCATCATCGTCAATCACGATTACTAACGGCGCATTCGGATCTTGTTCGGACTCGGTCGTTTCATCCTCGCCCAATAAGCGGTCAATATCATCCATCAACACTCTCCTCCGCATCGCCTAAAGACGCACCCTCGGCCTGCTCTTCAATTCCGTTTTCATCTCCCGATAAAAATTGGAAGTCTAGAGTAAACGTGGTGCCCTCACCTACAACGCTATCCACACTAATTGTACCATTATACAGATTCACAAGCTTCTTAACCATACCCAAACCAAGCCCTGTGCCTGTCTCAGGTTTCGTCGAAAAGAAGGCTTTAAATATTTTCGGTCGATGTTCCTCAGGAATACCGACCCCATTATCCGAAACCACCACACGCCAAAAATTCTCGTGTGACTCGATAATTAAGCCTACTCGTCCACCTTCATCACCACCAAAACGTTCGAAGACTGCATCCCGTGCGTTCTGTACTAAGTTTTTGATAATCGAATAATACTGCAGGTTATCACCCTGAACGACCAAGTCTTCCGGGACATCGATGAGTAGGCCGACGTGACCTGAACCAAAGTCCACTTCCGAGTCATCCATAACTGCGGCAATCAGCTCCGACACGGAAACACGCTCCATGCCTTTAAGCGAATGTCCCATTTTGGAATACTGCATAATTTGCTTTGTAATCATCAGCGCGCGCTCTGTAGCACCATGCACACTGTTGAGTACGTGCTCGATGTTTTTTTCGTTCTTGTTGATTGCACGAAGCGCACCGCCAAGCTCGGTAATTTGTTCCTTGGAGATCCCCCAGCCGCTGACCATCTTATGAATCGACACCAAAGTTTCTCGTGTCTTTTGCGGAATGCTATTGGCGGCCTCTTTGGACTCCAGCCCCAGCGAACCCATCAGCAACAAATTTCCACCCGATAAAGCATTACGCATCTCGTGCGCAAAGCCGCCGGCCATAGCTGCTTCAGTTGATTCGCGCTCAAGAGCAATTGCACGCTCGGCTTCTTTACGTTCTGCCTCTAAAAGCATCTGCTGAGCTAACTTCAGTTCATGGGCTTGCTTTCGCAACATTTCCTCTCGAACCACTGCAGGGGTTACGTCTGAAATCTGCACTAAACAGTGCCTCTCCACGCCTGGGATTCTAGTCGGTTTGATGACGATAATTTGCCGCATCAATTCTTCAGAATGACGAAATGGACGGTAAAGAGGAAACTGCGCCTTGTTAAGCGTATGGGAAAGAAGTGCTGGCATACCGTGCTTTAGAGCCGACTGAATAGCCTTCCAAACACGTGTTTCAGCAATCGTTGGAAATACTTCCGGAAGCTCACGACCGACCGCATCTTTTGATGCAACCCTCGATGCCTTGGACATCCAAGCGTTCCACATAATAATGCGACCACTCTTGTCCAGAACCATCAGTCCGGACTCAATATCGGCGAAGCAAACACTTGCCAATTCACCTACTGCAACCGAGTTCACCTTAGCCTCGGGAGCACCTTTTTTTTCAGATGCCTTGTTTACTTCTTTTTCTGTCATCGATTTAAGAAGTCCTCTACATGCCTTAAAAAGGCCTCTAATGCGTTGCCGTCCAAGACAAATGCTAGGTAACCTTTGATATCACGCTCCTCAATCGTGAAAACCATTCGCAACACCAAAACCAAAGGCTCATCACCATCTACCGGTGGTAGGAATACCTTTCGCAAATCGCTTTGAATAAAGTCTGGCAGCGCACACTCTGTTTCTACGCCAAAGCTATTGGCCAAACCGCCGATGCACGCATTGAGAATAACGTTCCCAATTTCGGTCAGAGCCTCTTGTTCCAGTTCACCCATGGAGTCTAGGGCAACAGTGCCCTGCATAACCTCACGAACAATATCCATAGAGCGCGCTTCGGGGAAAATAAGCAGAGCATCCCCCCAAAACGGGCCGTCGAAACGTTGTCGTAATACGGTGACGCGGTCACCAAACTCATCTCCCAGAGAAGACGTTAGCTCAGATCGCGGGACAAAATCCAAGTGCGGAACAGTCAGACCAACCTCCTGGTCGACCATCTCACTGAGAGCTGCAGCTGCCCGTCCTACACCGATATTTAAAAGCTCGGTGATAGCATCACGCTGAAGTTCACTCAGCTCGGGTTCTTTCATTCAGCACACGTCTTTAGGAAATCGACGATTTTATCTTCGGTGATCGGCTTTGCGATAAATTCTACGCCAAGGGCGCTGGCTTTCTCGCGAACCGCAGACTGGATATTCGCTGTAACCAAAGCAATTTGGATATTGGCGTAAACATCTTTCAATGACTTAGCGAGAGCAAGTCCATTGATCCCACCAGGCATGTTTAGGTCTAAAAGCGCAATATCAACCTGCTTGCCTTCAACAGCAGAGAGCGCATCGTGGCCATTACTGGCCTCTAATACGTTCCAATGCGAGAAGGTTCCTTGAACCGCTTTACGCATAAACATTCGAGAAATAAGACTGTCATCAACGATGAGGATGGTTTTATCAGACAAAGGGTCCCCCAAAGGTTCAGCCAAATATTCGTGGCCACTTTGAAAGCGTACTACCTGCCCCGGGGACGGTGCAAGCTGTTGTTTTGTCGATTTTTTTTTGTAGCGAGAACTGAGGGAAGCGGTGAGGAACGGTCGAGAGTTGAGATGGTGGGCGAAGAGGGATTTGAACCCCCGGCATCCGCCTTGTAAGGGCGGCGCTCTACCGCTGAGCTATTCGCCCGACCGTTCTCTTATACCTCTTGAAAGAGGTAAGGACGTAGACAATCTATTCGTTCATCTACTGTTTCAGGATCTAGATACCACAAGGTAGCCGCCACTGAAGTCAGCAGCGAATTACCATCTTGTGGAGTAAAACAAAAGCCCACAACCTCACGTTCGTTACGAATTGCGAGGGTCGGCGTACTTACGACCGTCTGGCTCAAAATTCGTCCATAGTGGCCATGCTCACGACCGAACGAAAAGACTGAGTTTGCGCTGGTTTTGATTGAAAGAGCAACGCGCTTGTTCTCTTCGAACCGCGCCAATAGGTCTTCCATCTCGATTTTATCAGCCAACGTGATGCTGAAATGCAGTGAGTGCATGTACTGAGTATTCAGCTTCACTGCGCTGGAGAAGAGATTCAAGTCTAACCCAAGTGTTTGGAATAGGTGGTAGGCATCTCTGGCATGGTGTGTGCCGAATTTCGCATCACCGTGTTTCCCAACCTGAGGTGCTGGTACGAAACTTCCGTCTTGAGAAATATCGTTTGAACGACGAAGGCACAGAAAACGCCCGTCTTCTACATTCAGGTCACCGTTGGCTTTACTGCCGATTGTTTTTAGCAGTGCAGCGATATTGTGCGTGTTGCAGCTTACAACATGAAGGAACTGATCTTTACCTGGCTCAAGGATGTGATCATTGATACCTCGCGCGTACATTTTGCCGAAGCCAAACTCAGAGCCCTGAGCAATAAAGCCGTTCACTCGATCGGCATACTTGCTGTAGAACTGCGCTTTGTTAGCAATACCCACACCGCTAGGCGTACAGTCGATAACAACGCTGGCTTGCTTGATCGCTTCTTCTGACTCGTAAGCCACTTCCATTCCGAGCTCTCGGAATGCATCCATTTTATCGTGATTTGCAGCAAGGAGTGCTCCGCGTCGGGCCAATTGCTTTAGCTTTGGGCTATCGCCGGCTCTGGGGGAGTTCTTGTGAAATGTCACCTCATCGATACCAAACGCTTCCTTGTTCTCTGATAAGAGCCCAATAAGTG
This portion of the Deltaproteobacteria bacterium genome encodes:
- a CDS encoding HAMP domain-containing histidine kinase, with the translated sequence MTEKEVNKASEKKGAPEAKVNSVAVGELASVCFADIESGLMVLDKSGRIIMWNAWMSKASRVASKDAVGRELPEVFPTIAETRVWKAIQSALKHGMPALLSHTLNKAQFPLYRPFRHSEELMRQIIVIKPTRIPGVERHCLVQISDVTPAVVREEMLRKQAHELKLAQQMLLEAERKEAERAIALERESTEAAMAGGFAHEMRNALSGGNLLLMGSLGLESKEAANSIPQKTRETLVSIHKMVSGWGISKEQITELGGALRAINKNEKNIEHVLNSVHGATERALMITKQIMQYSKMGHSLKGMERVSVSELIAAVMDDSEVDFGSGHVGLLIDVPEDLVVQGDNLQYYSIIKNLVQNARDAVFERFGGDEGGRVGLIIESHENFWRVVVSDNGVGIPEEHRPKIFKAFFSTKPETGTGLGLGMVKKLVNLYNGTISVDSVVGEGTTFTLDFQFLSGDENGIEEQAEGASLGDAEESVDG
- a CDS encoding response regulator — translated: MDDIDRLLGEDETTESEQDPNAPLVIVIDDDATQRMSLRYALEKKYRVDVYSSGSAGVENVKQDTSCVILDIKMPDKDGFWTYKEIRKRDADLPIIFNSAYQDLEDPFVIMNEYRPFGYMTKSGDLTELMDMVGKAVAFRDRVNSKRSLVDQLRKVKGEMESLRKRKGW
- a CDS encoding chemotaxis protein CheC is translated as MKEPELSELQRDAITELLNIGVGRAAAALSEMVDQEVGLTVPHLDFVPRSELTSSLGDEFGDRVTVLRQRFDGPFWGDALLIFPEARSMDIVREVMQGTVALDSMGELEQEALTEIGNVILNACIGGLANSFGVETECALPDFIQSDLRKVFLPPVDGDEPLVLVLRMVFTIEERDIKGYLAFVLDGNALEAFLRHVEDFLNR
- a CDS encoding response regulator, which produces MSDKTILIVDDSLISRMFMRKAVQGTFSHWNVLEASNGHDALSAVEGKQVDIALLDLNMPGGINGLALAKSLKDVYANIQIALVTANIQSAVREKASALGVEFIAKPITEDKIVDFLKTCAE